A segment of the Campylobacter showae CSUNSWCD genome:
GCAGGTGTCGCGGTTTATTTCGACGCGGCCGTATCTGATGAGCTCGGTGGTGCTAACCGAGCCTAAATTTTGCCCGTCCACAAGCCACTCTAGGCGCTTGGCGAAAATTTCGCGCTTAGGCAGTGCGTACTCGGTGACGGAGTGCTGCGAGCCCTCGATAAATTTAGCCTGAGATAGGGCGCTTTTTAGCTTGTCTTCGTTTGGCGCGACGAGGACGGCTTTTTCGTTAAATTTGAGCTCGTAAATTTGGTTTAAAATATCCACCGCGTCTTTGGTGCCTTTGCCGATATTTTTCTCGTAGATCACGACCTGCGCGCCGCTTTCTTGAAGCAATGTAAGCAGATGCGTCTCGCTCAAAAATCTCTCGCCGCTAATGGCAAAAGGCAGCACGTTTGCGGGTAAATTTACGCTTAGGTTTTCTAAATTTGCCTTTGCGGGTACGACGAGCGCGATCCGGCCGCGGTAGAGTTTGGCTATCTGGGCAAATGAATTTCTTGGCATATCGGAGTAATCAAGCGCGCCGCTAGGGCAGACGCTCACGCAGCCGCCGCAGTTTATGCAGTCGATGTGGGAGAAAACTAGGTGCTTGGTCTCGTCCTCTTTTAGGATCGCGACCGTAGGGCAGGCCTCGACGCATCTGCCGCAGATCTCGTGTCTGCGCTCGTGGTACTGGCAGATCGTGGAGTCGTAGTGGACGTGGCTTTTAAATTTAAATTTCGGGCTTTGCGCGTCTAGCAGCGCGGCGATCTCGTCATCGCTTTTGCCCGCGATCTCGTAGCAGCCGCTTTGTTTTAGCATGTATTCGCGTGCGTTTTCTACGAGGAAAAAGTCGCAGTCCACCTCAAACTCGCCGTCCGGGCGCAGCACTAGCACGCTTAGCTCGCCTGCTGCTCCGTAGATAAATTTGATCTCAAAATGCGTTAGCTCGATGGTTTTAAAGCCTTTTTCCTTTAGCAAATTCGCCA
Coding sequences within it:
- a CDS encoding 4Fe-4S binding protein — translated: MKEFGFYNDFDENLILNEQIEINGEGNYLVSNSPKLKASVVAPEINFYLKNTADSVLDKAKNTLLLYEARASAFDLARDIDYEKPVGKNVVIVSNGGRENLANLLKEKGFKTIELTHFEIKFIYGAAGELSVLVLRPDGEFEVDCDFFLVENAREYMLKQSGCYEIAGKSDDEIAALLDAQSPKFKFKSHVHYDSTICQYHERRHEICGRCVEACPTVAILKEDETKHLVFSHIDCINCGGCVSVCPSGALDYSDMPRNSFAQIAKLYRGRIALVVPAKANLENLSVNLPANVLPFAISGERFLSETHLLTLLQESGAQVVIYEKNIGKGTKDAVDILNQIYELKFNEKAVLVAPNEDKLKSALSQAKFIEGSQHSVTEYALPKREIFAKRLEWLVDGQNLGSVSTTELIRYGRVEINRDTCTLCLSCVGACNVAALVADKKTNSILFNPSVCTACGYCELSCAEKDTIFLRPGKIDLEPSFFTFSELARDELFACIECGKEFATKKAVEKIASIMEPRFNGDKAKIKALYCCSDCKAKVMIKAQMDQMREEVLNG